From one Dyella sp. 2HG41-7 genomic stretch:
- a CDS encoding GNAT family N-acetyltransferase, whose product MLLRAATPEDALGVARVHVRAWQTGYRELLPHEYLANLHPEERAQRYDFANDDPRRPKTIVAIDDDAVRGFATIAPAHDSDTTDDGELCALYVDPDRWGQGIGIALISAARNRLIELDYHYARLWLLVGNARAARFYRADGWAPDGIVRTETIWGVSVDELRYRRSL is encoded by the coding sequence ATGCTGCTAAGAGCCGCCACTCCGGAAGACGCATTGGGCGTAGCCCGTGTGCATGTGCGCGCATGGCAAACCGGTTATCGGGAACTGCTTCCCCACGAATACCTCGCGAATCTTCACCCGGAAGAACGCGCGCAGCGGTACGACTTCGCCAACGACGATCCTCGTCGCCCCAAAACCATCGTGGCGATCGACGACGACGCCGTGCGCGGTTTTGCCACGATCGCTCCGGCACATGATAGCGATACCACCGACGATGGCGAGCTTTGCGCGCTTTATGTCGATCCCGACCGGTGGGGACAAGGCATCGGCATCGCGCTGATCTCAGCTGCGCGCAACCGGCTGATCGAGCTGGACTACCATTACGCGCGCTTATGGCTGCTAGTCGGCAATGCGCGCGCCGCACGGTTTTATCGCGCGGACGGATGGGCGCCCGATGGCATCGTTCGCACTGAAACGATCTGGGGTGTCAGCGTCGACGAACTTCGCTACCGGCGATCGCTGTAA
- a CDS encoding prohibitin family protein: MLNLPPKDPRDLFGRFRIGGLVAVVILVVLFLNSMFVVSPSEEVGTRWMGGTPMTSAPLSTGVHFRVPFFETVDRLQTSRSVYTLNGLDVYTNDNQKVTIDVSLIYQIPSSSVMNLLYHVGRAGAVDIEATILPVVRDRALAAFAQYNTLTISDQRAQITAQMRKDISEALQRLFGVNVIDVQLVGIHYSPVFDQSIEEAVRAKNLAVQAENTVAQKRYEGEQKTVTANAEATAAVERANGEAQATVLQAQAQAKAIETVGQALKNNPEYSHFYGLQHWNGILPQVVGAGSIPMIDLSKGQDAGK, from the coding sequence ATGCTTAATCTGCCGCCCAAAGATCCGCGCGATCTTTTCGGTCGTTTCCGTATTGGTGGTTTGGTTGCTGTCGTAATTCTCGTCGTGTTGTTTCTCAACAGCATGTTCGTCGTATCGCCCAGCGAAGAAGTGGGAACGCGATGGATGGGCGGCACGCCCATGACGTCGGCGCCGTTGTCAACCGGCGTTCATTTCAGAGTGCCGTTTTTCGAAACGGTGGACCGGTTGCAGACGAGTCGTTCGGTTTATACGTTGAATGGTTTGGACGTTTACACCAACGACAATCAAAAGGTCACCATCGACGTCAGCCTGATTTACCAGATACCGAGTTCCTCGGTGATGAATCTGCTCTATCACGTGGGGCGCGCCGGCGCGGTGGATATCGAGGCGACCATTTTGCCGGTGGTGCGTGATCGCGCGCTGGCGGCGTTTGCGCAATACAACACGCTGACTATTTCCGATCAGCGAGCGCAGATCACGGCGCAGATGCGCAAGGACATCAGCGAAGCGTTGCAGCGATTGTTCGGCGTCAATGTCATCGACGTGCAGCTCGTTGGCATTCATTACTCACCGGTGTTCGATCAGTCGATCGAAGAAGCCGTTCGCGCCAAGAACCTGGCGGTGCAGGCCGAAAACACCGTGGCGCAAAAGCGCTACGAAGGCGAGCAGAAGACAGTGACGGCCAATGCCGAAGCGACCGCCGCCGTGGAACGCGCCAACGGCGAAGCGCAGGCGACGGTGCTGCAGGCGCAAGCGCAAGCGAAAGCCATCGAAACCGTGGGCCAGGCGCTGAAGAACAATCCCGAGTACAGCCATTTCTATGGCTTGCAGCACTGGAACGGCATCCTTCCCCAAGTGGTGGGGGCGGGTTCTATTCCGATGATCGATCTAAGCAAAGGACAGGACGCGGGCAAATAG
- a CDS encoding GGDEF domain-containing protein, with the protein MLLGFALRAASAGTPAQEETAQLFVRADDIEVVDNAAFAKLLIQIESREASLSDAQRWHLRYLEAWQSGYLGQIDKAKPMLELVIAQAPDIDLKEQARGTLINVLGIGHHYEEAFRYLDQALDALPRVTVLRTRLRILFDASQLLTEAAQYDLASNYADQILTTKGAGYYRCLGIEVKLAAEFGSGKQTSTLIPQVNDGVSQCQADHDLLSADTIQLYRAKIDLQQGNVEDAIALLQDHYAEVQHVGYVNLISQFQALLAEAYWRQGDGRQAEKFAQITVDTAGKSGFSEPLIKAYQLLYQIARQKGDMREAIAYHEKYILADNSHLDDLREKAYAYQIVKQQVEAKKAELDALDRRNQILQLQQSLDRKAMVTSRLYIALLLTVLASIAFWLYRLKRSQLRFMQLARRDGLTGIFNRQHFVSEAEQSLRYARKSQRVACLVLFDLDHFKNINDAYGHASGDNVLKRAVAICHKHLHSFDVFGRLGGEEFGVLLAEATLVQALERAEGIRLAIQASEYHETERVPVSASFGIACTADYGYDLRGLLIAADSALYRAKREGRNRVVVSVNECPRATSVRRDASEQGAMGASPNANPTK; encoded by the coding sequence ATGCTCCTTGGATTTGCTTTGCGCGCTGCAAGCGCCGGCACACCTGCGCAAGAAGAGACGGCGCAGCTTTTCGTTCGCGCCGACGATATCGAGGTGGTCGATAACGCAGCCTTCGCGAAGTTGTTGATTCAAATTGAAAGCCGAGAGGCGAGTCTTTCGGACGCGCAACGATGGCACCTGCGTTACCTGGAAGCCTGGCAGTCGGGCTATCTCGGACAGATCGACAAAGCCAAACCGATGCTCGAATTGGTGATCGCGCAAGCGCCCGACATCGACTTGAAGGAACAGGCCAGAGGCACGCTGATCAACGTCCTCGGCATTGGTCATCACTACGAGGAAGCTTTCAGGTATCTCGACCAGGCGCTGGACGCATTGCCGCGCGTCACGGTTTTACGCACGCGGCTGCGCATTCTCTTTGATGCCTCGCAATTATTGACCGAAGCGGCCCAATACGACCTCGCCAGCAACTACGCCGACCAGATTCTGACCACCAAAGGCGCGGGGTATTACCGCTGTTTGGGCATCGAAGTAAAACTCGCTGCCGAATTCGGCAGCGGAAAGCAAACCAGCACGCTCATACCGCAGGTCAACGACGGTGTTAGCCAATGCCAAGCGGATCATGATCTGCTGTCGGCCGACACCATCCAACTCTACCGGGCGAAGATCGATCTTCAACAAGGCAACGTCGAAGACGCCATCGCCTTGCTGCAGGATCACTATGCGGAAGTACAGCACGTCGGGTACGTGAACCTTATATCGCAATTCCAGGCGCTGCTCGCCGAGGCTTACTGGAGACAGGGAGACGGACGGCAAGCCGAGAAGTTTGCCCAGATAACCGTGGATACGGCGGGAAAAAGCGGTTTCTCCGAACCGCTGATCAAAGCCTATCAATTGCTTTATCAGATCGCGCGGCAGAAAGGCGACATGCGCGAAGCGATCGCCTATCACGAAAAATATATCCTCGCCGACAACAGTCATTTGGACGATCTGCGCGAGAAAGCCTACGCGTATCAAATCGTCAAGCAGCAAGTGGAAGCCAAGAAAGCGGAACTGGATGCGCTCGACAGGCGAAACCAGATTCTGCAATTGCAGCAGTCGCTGGATCGCAAGGCGATGGTTACGAGCCGTCTCTACATTGCATTGCTGCTAACCGTACTGGCTTCGATCGCGTTCTGGCTCTACCGCCTCAAGCGCTCCCAATTGCGCTTTATGCAGCTCGCACGACGGGACGGCCTTACCGGCATATTCAATCGCCAGCATTTTGTCTCCGAGGCGGAGCAATCGCTGCGCTATGCGCGCAAGTCTCAGCGCGTCGCCTGCCTGGTCTTGTTCGATCTGGATCATTTCAAAAACATCAACGATGCGTATGGTCACGCCTCCGGCGACAACGTGCTCAAGCGCGCGGTAGCGATTTGCCACAAGCATCTGCATTCTTTCGATGTATTCGGTCGCCTCGGCGGCGAGGAATTCGGCGTGCTGCTTGCGGAAGCGACCTTGGTCCAGGCGCTGGAACGCGCGGAAGGGATTCGCCTGGCCATTCAGGCGAGCGAATATCATGAAACGGAGCGCGTGCCCGTCTCCGCCAGTTTCGGCATTGCCTGCACGGCCGATTACGGGTACGACCTGCGCGGCTTGCTTATCGCAGCGGATAGCGCGCTCTATCGTGCCAAGCGCGAAGGCAGAAACCGCGTCGTCGTCAGCGTAAACGAATGCCCTCGCGCTACATCTGTGCGCCGCGACGCGAGTGAACAAGGCGCCATGGGTGCATCGCCTAACGCAAATCCGACCAAGTAG